A genomic segment from Nodularia sphaerocarpa UHCC 0038 encodes:
- a CDS encoding tetratricopeptide repeat protein, whose product MQVLRCLPKPEIINLSVSLGRGGEACIYAVPSCGDLVAKVYHKPTVAHAHKLQAMLANPPENPTANLGHISIAWPQELLRATDKGNEIIGFLMPHIQGMRPIIDFYNPRTRREHCPLFNYQYLLRTARNLAAAFAALHSSGYCVGDVNESNILVSDTALVTLVDTDSFQVYDPDQNIVYRCSVGKPEFTPPELQNKTFAQHDRKITHDLFGLAVLIFQLLMEGTHPFSGIFQGIPEPPPYEARIAAGHFTYSQKHQVPYRPTPIAPAWEVLHPKLQELFLRCFEDAHHDPEQRPTAQTWLSVLAEAEDSLITCTANPQHRYNNHLDSCPWCERTLRLGGRDPFPSPRAVENREHLRPRIVPKRRYAQRPRSPQPVKPQYQVNYWQPVAIPSYFPYQHRKRTKFYPAILCLLVFGLLGYLDVAIKLTRPYVSQNAFTQQTLMARPKPLENTLTFADYYKAGHAAYQIRDYEQAVKKFSLGIEKEPTNARVYVNRGNSRYNLRDYEGALEDYNQALQINPQEVKAFVNRGNARYMLAEYSHDPDREYNLAIADFNQALGINDQEIEAYIRRGIVRSQIARYSSESVQEYQQAIVDFTRAIRLNASRAEAYFQRGEVRYKMAQFSSNLIPEYQQVIADFNQAIKINGNLAKVYLKRGMIRYELTQYAGKDSDPNNLKAIKDLETAAKLSLEQEDTESYQQALSTICVIIESQCTALLQSSAMWEYTGKN is encoded by the coding sequence ATGCAGGTCTTACGTTGTCTTCCCAAACCAGAAATTATCAACCTCAGCGTTAGTTTGGGGCGTGGCGGTGAAGCTTGTATCTATGCAGTGCCGTCCTGTGGTGATTTAGTAGCCAAGGTTTATCACAAACCAACAGTTGCTCACGCCCACAAACTTCAGGCGATGCTTGCCAACCCTCCAGAAAACCCTACGGCTAACTTGGGGCATATTTCCATCGCTTGGCCGCAGGAATTATTACGGGCGACAGATAAAGGCAATGAAATCATCGGCTTTTTAATGCCCCATATTCAGGGGATGCGACCGATTATCGACTTTTACAATCCGAGAACTCGTCGCGAACACTGTCCCTTATTCAATTATCAGTATCTGCTGCGTACGGCTCGCAATTTAGCAGCAGCTTTTGCTGCTTTGCATAGTAGTGGATATTGCGTTGGTGATGTGAATGAGTCAAATATTCTCGTCAGTGATACAGCACTGGTGACTTTGGTAGATACTGACTCTTTCCAAGTGTATGATCCTGATCAGAATATTGTTTATCGCTGTTCGGTGGGTAAACCAGAGTTTACTCCTCCGGAACTACAAAATAAAACTTTTGCTCAACACGATCGCAAAATTACCCATGACTTGTTTGGCTTGGCGGTGTTGATTTTTCAACTGTTAATGGAAGGTACTCACCCCTTTTCAGGAATCTTTCAAGGTATTCCGGAGCCACCACCCTACGAAGCCCGCATTGCTGCGGGACATTTCACTTATAGTCAAAAGCACCAAGTACCTTATCGCCCAACCCCCATCGCACCTGCTTGGGAAGTGCTGCATCCCAAGTTGCAAGAATTGTTTTTACGTTGTTTTGAGGATGCTCACCATGATCCAGAGCAGCGCCCCACCGCCCAAACTTGGCTATCAGTTTTAGCTGAAGCCGAAGATAGCCTGATTACTTGTACTGCTAATCCCCAGCATCGCTACAATAACCATTTAGATAGTTGTCCTTGGTGTGAACGGACTTTGCGCTTAGGTGGACGTGATCCATTTCCATCACCTAGAGCCGTAGAAAATCGCGAACATCTGCGCCCGCGAATCGTACCGAAAAGGCGTTACGCCCAGCGTCCACGTTCTCCACAACCAGTTAAGCCGCAGTACCAAGTCAATTATTGGCAGCCAGTGGCTATACCTAGCTATTTTCCTTATCAACATCGCAAGAGAACCAAGTTTTATCCTGCTATCTTGTGTTTACTGGTTTTTGGTCTGTTGGGCTATTTGGACGTAGCGATTAAATTGACTCGTCCTTATGTTTCTCAAAATGCCTTCACTCAACAAACGTTGATGGCTCGTCCCAAACCCTTGGAAAACACTCTCACTTTTGCAGATTACTATAAAGCCGGTCATGCTGCTTACCAAATCCGAGACTATGAGCAAGCAGTAAAAAAGTTTAGCCTAGGCATAGAAAAGGAACCGACAAATGCCAGAGTTTATGTTAACCGAGGTAATTCCCGCTACAACTTGAGAGATTATGAAGGCGCTCTGGAGGACTATAACCAAGCTTTGCAGATTAATCCTCAAGAAGTCAAAGCTTTTGTCAACCGAGGCAACGCCCGTTATATGCTGGCTGAATATAGTCACGATCCTGATCGAGAATATAACCTGGCGATCGCTGATTTTAATCAAGCTCTTGGGATTAACGATCAGGAAATTGAAGCCTATATTAGAAGAGGTATTGTTCGTTCTCAAATCGCTAGATACAGCAGCGAATCTGTGCAAGAATATCAACAAGCAATTGTTGATTTCACCAGGGCAATTCGACTGAATGCTTCTAGAGCAGAAGCTTATTTTCAACGCGGTGAAGTTCGCTATAAAATGGCACAATTTAGCAGCAACTTGATTCCCGAATATCAACAGGTAATCGCTGACTTTAACCAAGCAATAAAAATAAATGGCAACCTGGCGAAAGTCTATCTCAAGCGAGGGATGATTCGCTATGAACTTACACAATATGCTGGGAAAGACTCTGATCCAAATAATCTCAAGGCTATTAAAGATTTAGAAACAGCCGCCAAACTTTCCTTAGAACAAGAGGATACAGAAAGCTACCAGCAAGCACTTAGCACTATCTGTGTCATCATAGAAAGCCAATGTACTGCTTTATTACAAAGCTCTGCTATGTGGGAATATACAGGAAAAAATTAA
- the rfbF gene encoding glucose-1-phosphate cytidylyltransferase has translation MKAVILAGGLGTRLSEETSIRPKPMVEIGGKPILWHIMKTYSAHGINDFIICCGYKGYIIKEYFANYFLHMSDVTFDMRFNQMNVHSGYAEPWRVTLVNTGDYTMTGGRLKRISDHVGNGTFCFTYGDGVSNINITELIKFHQEQKTLATLSAVQPAGRFGAISLGQEQTKISSFQEKPEGDGAWINGGYFVVEPEAINLIADDSTVWEKEPLEKLAQMNQLSAFKHNGFWQPMDTLRDKNHLEELWKSGDAPWKVW, from the coding sequence ATGAAAGCGGTCATTCTGGCTGGAGGACTTGGTACACGCCTCAGTGAAGAAACTAGTATCAGACCGAAGCCTATGGTGGAAATTGGTGGAAAACCAATTCTTTGGCACATTATGAAGACTTATTCTGCCCACGGTATTAATGATTTTATCATTTGTTGTGGATATAAAGGTTACATCATTAAAGAGTATTTTGCTAATTACTTTTTACATATGTCAGATGTTACCTTTGATATGCGATTTAACCAAATGAATGTGCATTCTGGTTATGCTGAACCCTGGCGCGTCACCTTAGTGAATACAGGCGATTACACAATGACAGGTGGACGGTTAAAGCGCATCAGTGATCATGTTGGTAATGGCACATTTTGCTTCACTTATGGCGATGGTGTAAGTAACATCAATATCACCGAGTTAATTAAGTTTCATCAAGAACAAAAAACCTTAGCGACACTCAGCGCTGTTCAACCCGCAGGACGCTTTGGGGCTATTTCTTTAGGACAAGAGCAAACTAAAATTAGCAGCTTTCAGGAAAAACCTGAAGGTGATGGCGCATGGATTAATGGCGGTTACTTTGTGGTAGAACCCGAAGCAATAAACTTGATTGCTGATGACTCTACGGTGTGGGAGAAAGAGCCATTAGAAAAACTGGCACAGATGAATCAGCTATCTGCATTTAAACATAATGGTTTTTGGCAGCCAATGGATACTTTACGCGATAAAAACCACCTGGAAGAGCTATGGAAAAGTGGTGATGCTCCTTGGAAGGTGTGGTAA
- the rfbG gene encoding CDP-glucose 4,6-dehydratase codes for MKSTFWAGKKVFVTGHTGFKGSWLSLWLQMLGAEVCGYALTPPTTLNLFELANVADGMTSVVGDIKDLDFLQQVMQNYQPDIVIHLAAQALVRESYYNPVDTYAVNIMGTVNVLEAVRNVPSVKAVVSVTSDKCYENREWVWGYRETDAMGGYDPYSSSKGCAELVTTAYRQSFFNPADYAQHGVAVASVRAGNVIGGGDWAKDRLVPDILNAWLAGKEVVIRNPQAVRPWQHVLEPLNGYLMLAEKLFTQGSVYCGGWNFGPNESGVKTVGWVVEQLQQFWGKDAHWIKDGGVQPHEANLLTLDCSKARTQINWEPQLDLPTALAWIVDWTKAWQEGCDMQQKSKSQIQQFMQLAHLQQGEISWLGVESEKNVPQVAELRN; via the coding sequence ATGAAATCAACATTTTGGGCGGGAAAAAAAGTTTTTGTCACTGGACATACAGGCTTTAAAGGTAGTTGGTTATCTCTGTGGTTACAAATGTTAGGGGCTGAGGTATGCGGTTACGCTTTAACTCCTCCCACAACTTTGAATTTGTTTGAGTTAGCTAATGTTGCTGATGGAATGACATCGGTGGTAGGAGACATCAAAGATTTAGATTTTCTCCAGCAAGTGATGCAAAACTACCAGCCAGATATTGTCATCCATCTGGCAGCTCAGGCGTTGGTGCGGGAATCTTACTACAACCCAGTAGATACCTATGCTGTGAATATTATGGGAACAGTCAACGTATTGGAAGCAGTACGGAATGTCCCCAGCGTTAAAGCGGTAGTTTCAGTCACTTCTGATAAATGTTATGAAAATCGGGAATGGGTTTGGGGCTACCGGGAAACTGATGCTATGGGGGGATATGATCCTTACAGCAGTAGTAAAGGATGTGCTGAATTAGTAACTACAGCTTATCGTCAATCATTTTTCAATCCTGCTGATTACGCGCAACATGGGGTAGCTGTAGCCAGTGTTCGCGCCGGAAATGTGATTGGCGGCGGAGATTGGGCTAAAGACAGACTGGTTCCTGATATTCTCAACGCTTGGCTTGCTGGGAAAGAAGTTGTGATTAGAAATCCCCAAGCAGTGCGCCCTTGGCAACACGTTCTAGAACCCCTGAATGGTTACTTAATGCTGGCTGAAAAACTATTTACTCAGGGTTCAGTTTATTGTGGAGGCTGGAATTTTGGGCCGAATGAGTCAGGAGTGAAAACCGTAGGTTGGGTAGTTGAGCAGCTTCAGCAGTTTTGGGGAAAAGATGCTCATTGGATTAAAGATGGTGGAGTTCAACCCCATGAAGCCAATTTATTAACCTTGGATTGTTCTAAAGCCCGGACTCAAATTAACTGGGAACCACAATTAGATTTACCCACAGCTTTAGCTTGGATTGTGGATTGGACTAAAGCTTGGCAAGAAGGCTGTGATATGCAGCAAAAGAGTAAATCTCAAATTCAGCAATTTATGCAACTTGCACATTTACAGCAAGGAGAAATTTCTTGGCTGGGAGTTGAATCCGAGAAAAATGTGCCTCAAGTAGCTGAATTAAGAAATTAA
- a CDS encoding phytanoyl-CoA dioxygenase → MLLLKSELTYISSRWQHLNKLPKLTKKEGIIVDSIKREGIYITNLTELGLTSTPQLLNAAYGLLPSMGTTSYNSSQKNPPEIYIVTDLPSFYDWGKEAKILNIIENYIGLPVAYHGVHLRKDFANQDQFETLLWHRDIEDRRVLKIIIYLNDVEEKHGPFEYVPISFTSKSQLNYYRIQNKIKNLGGIDDQTLNKIVPKAAWKSCPGPAGTVIIADTRRILHHGTLRTEERSALFFVYTANPPKRPELCAHYWNNQYPRPNLNKEFEQEKVPVTTQLN, encoded by the coding sequence ATGTTGTTACTGAAATCGGAGTTAACTTATATATCATCACGTTGGCAACATCTGAATAAGTTGCCAAAACTCACAAAAAAAGAAGGGATAATTGTTGATTCTATTAAACGTGAGGGTATTTACATTACCAACCTGACAGAGTTAGGTTTAACCTCCACCCCACAACTACTAAATGCTGCTTACGGTCTATTACCAAGTATGGGAACAACTAGCTACAACAGTTCCCAAAAAAATCCGCCAGAAATTTACATAGTTACGGATTTACCATCATTTTATGACTGGGGAAAAGAAGCAAAAATTCTCAATATCATCGAAAATTATATCGGTCTTCCCGTTGCCTATCATGGTGTACATTTACGCAAAGACTTTGCCAACCAAGATCAGTTCGAGACACTGCTGTGGCATCGAGATATAGAAGACCGTCGAGTTCTCAAAATTATCATCTACTTAAATGATGTGGAAGAAAAACATGGGCCTTTTGAATACGTCCCCATATCTTTTACCTCCAAATCACAACTTAATTATTATCGTATTCAAAACAAGATTAAAAACTTAGGTGGAATTGATGATCAAACCCTAAATAAAATTGTCCCTAAAGCTGCTTGGAAGTCTTGTCCAGGACCAGCAGGGACTGTGATTATCGCTGATACCAGAAGAATTTTACATCATGGGACTCTCCGCACTGAAGAACGGTCAGCACTATTTTTTGTCTATACTGCCAACCCGCCCAAGCGTCCAGAACTTTGCGCTCATTACTGGAATAATCAGTATCCTAGACCAAATTTAAACAAAGAATTTGAACAAGAGAAAGTACCAGTCACAACACAATTAAATTAG
- the rfbC gene encoding dTDP-4-dehydrorhamnose 3,5-epimerase, translating into MIFTTTALKDAFIVDVETKPDHRGFFARGFCAQEFIQHGLKPTVAQCNISFNYKKGTVRGMHYQVSPAAETKLVRCTKGAIYDVIIDMRPESPSFLSHIGVELSAENHRALYVPEMFAHGYQTLTDDAEVVYQVGEFYTPGYERGLRYNDPFFNIEWPLEVSEISEKDLSWTLLEMIPVGSADSR; encoded by the coding sequence ATGATTTTTACCACAACTGCACTCAAAGACGCATTTATTGTTGATGTAGAAACAAAGCCGGATCATCGGGGCTTTTTTGCCCGTGGTTTCTGCGCGCAAGAATTTATACAACATGGTTTGAAGCCAACAGTTGCCCAATGTAATATATCTTTTAACTACAAAAAGGGTACTGTACGGGGAATGCACTATCAAGTTTCTCCGGCCGCAGAAACAAAATTGGTGCGTTGTACTAAAGGCGCTATCTATGACGTAATTATTGATATGCGTCCTGAATCGCCCAGTTTTTTATCACATATTGGTGTGGAATTAAGCGCAGAAAATCACCGCGCTTTATATGTACCAGAAATGTTTGCTCACGGTTATCAAACTCTCACAGATGATGCTGAGGTTGTCTATCAAGTGGGTGAGTTTTATACACCAGGTTATGAACGAGGATTACGCTATAATGACCCATTTTTTAATATTGAATGGCCTCTAGAAGTAAGTGAAATTTCTGAGAAAGATTTAAGTTGGACTTTATTGGAAATGATCCCGGTTGGTAGTGCAGATTCTAGATAA
- a CDS encoding NAD(P)H-dependent oxidoreductase — protein sequence MIIIDRALEARAAAGNPVKVGMIGAGFMGRGIANQIINSVPGMELVAIFSRQVDAAKRAYTEAGIENIQVVTNVTELEEAIAQGKYAVTEDAALLCQSEGIDAIIEVTGAVEFGAGIVMQAIAHRKHVIMMNAELDATIGPILNVYANKAGVILSACDGDQPGVEMNLYRFVKSIGLTPLLCGNIKGLQDPYRNPTTQEGFAKRWGQKAHMVTSFADGTKISFEQAIVANATGMKVAQRGMLGYNFSGHVDQMTKMYDVDQLKELGGIVDYVVGAQPSPGVFVFATHDDPKQRHYLDLYKLGEGPLYSFYTPYHLCHFEVPLSVARAVLFQDAVLSPLAGPVVDVITTAKINLKAGETLDGIGYYMTYGQCENSPIVQQQKLLPIGLAEGCRLKRDIPQDQVLTYDDVELPEGRLCDQLRAEQNVYFASEKVLATVG from the coding sequence ATGATTATTATTGATCGTGCCTTAGAAGCCCGCGCCGCAGCCGGGAATCCGGTGAAAGTGGGGATGATTGGTGCTGGTTTTATGGGTCGGGGAATTGCTAATCAAATTATCAATTCAGTTCCGGGAATGGAGTTGGTGGCTATTTTTAGCCGTCAGGTTGATGCAGCTAAACGAGCTTATACAGAAGCGGGAATAGAAAATATTCAAGTTGTGACGAATGTCACTGAATTAGAAGAGGCGATCGCTCAGGGTAAATATGCAGTTACGGAAGATGCGGCATTACTCTGCCAATCTGAGGGCATTGATGCCATTATTGAGGTAACTGGTGCAGTAGAATTTGGCGCTGGGATCGTCATGCAGGCGATCGCTCATCGCAAACACGTGATTATGATGAATGCCGAACTCGACGCGACTATTGGCCCCATCCTCAACGTCTACGCCAACAAAGCCGGAGTCATTCTCAGCGCCTGTGATGGTGATCAGCCAGGGGTAGAAATGAATCTCTACCGATTTGTTAAAAGTATTGGTCTAACTCCCTTATTGTGCGGTAACATTAAAGGGCTTCAAGACCCTTATCGCAATCCGACGACTCAAGAAGGATTTGCTAAACGTTGGGGTCAAAAAGCTCACATGGTGACCAGCTTTGCTGATGGAACCAAAATTTCCTTCGAGCAGGCGATCGTTGCCAACGCCACAGGAATGAAAGTCGCCCAGCGTGGAATGCTCGGTTACAATTTCAGTGGTCATGTTGATCAAATGACGAAAATGTACGACGTTGATCAACTTAAAGAACTGGGTGGTATCGTTGATTATGTAGTTGGCGCTCAACCTAGCCCTGGTGTGTTTGTATTTGCCACTCACGACGACCCCAAACAACGGCACTATCTCGATTTGTACAAATTAGGTGAAGGCCCTTTATATAGCTTCTACACTCCTTATCACCTCTGTCATTTTGAAGTCCCATTATCTGTAGCCCGTGCTGTCCTGTTTCAAGATGCTGTCTTATCTCCACTAGCAGGCCCAGTGGTTGATGTGATCACCACTGCCAAAATTAATCTGAAAGCCGGCGAAACCCTAGACGGTATTGGCTATTATATGACCTACGGTCAATGTGAAAATTCTCCTATTGTGCAACAGCAGAAATTACTCCCAATTGGTTTAGCTGAAGGTTGTCGCCTCAAACGAGATATTCCCCAGGATCAAGTCCTCACTTACGATGATGTAGAGTTACCTGAAGGCAGACTTTGCGACCAACTACGCGCTGAACAAAACGTTTATTTTGCATCAGAAAAAGTTCTGGCAACCGTTGGGTAA
- a CDS encoding glycosyltransferase: protein MKIALVHDYLTQRGGAERVFELLCKRYPEADVFTSLYNPQKTIDMGERIVQTTFLQKIPGAVKYFRLMAPLYFPAFRALDLQDYDLIISSSTSFAKAVRKRPDAKHICFCHNVTRFLWDTETYLREYGDYRYFAPLIEQVFQLMRNVDLKYAQEPDLYIANSSVVARRIQKIYHKEAIAINYPIDTNNFLFSDIKDEYYLASARMISYKRLDIIIEAFNWLGWQLLISGDGPEEERLKAKALDNIQFLGHVSDAQRKELFSKAKSVIVAALEDYGLVPVEANASGTPVIAYGAGGVLDTQIHGKTGVFFNRQTPESIQSALLESGGITWNYENIRNHAVNNFSEPVFFSKVEQLIEQTCSIN from the coding sequence ATGAAAATTGCTCTAGTTCATGATTACTTAACCCAGCGCGGTGGAGCCGAGCGCGTATTTGAATTACTTTGTAAGCGTTACCCCGAAGCGGATGTTTTTACATCTTTGTACAATCCGCAAAAAACTATTGATATGGGTGAGCGTATAGTTCAAACTACTTTTTTGCAAAAAATTCCTGGTGCTGTCAAGTATTTTAGATTGATGGCTCCTTTGTATTTTCCGGCTTTTCGGGCGTTGGATCTACAAGATTACGATTTGATTATTAGTAGTAGTACTAGCTTTGCTAAAGCAGTCCGCAAACGTCCAGATGCAAAACATATTTGTTTTTGTCATAATGTTACCCGTTTCTTGTGGGATACGGAAACTTATTTAAGGGAGTATGGGGACTATCGATATTTTGCGCCGTTGATTGAACAAGTTTTTCAATTAATGAGAAATGTAGATTTGAAATATGCTCAGGAACCTGACCTTTACATTGCTAACTCTAGTGTAGTCGCCCGTCGTATTCAAAAAATTTATCACAAAGAAGCAATTGCTATTAATTATCCAATTGATACAAATAATTTTTTGTTTTCAGATATAAAAGATGAATACTATCTGGCTTCGGCGCGGATGATCAGTTATAAGCGTTTAGATATAATCATTGAAGCCTTTAATTGGTTAGGTTGGCAATTATTAATCTCAGGTGATGGTCCAGAAGAAGAACGACTAAAAGCCAAAGCCTTAGATAATATTCAGTTTTTAGGACACGTCAGTGATGCTCAACGCAAAGAATTATTTTCTAAAGCCAAGTCTGTGATAGTGGCCGCCTTAGAAGACTATGGATTAGTTCCCGTTGAGGCTAATGCTAGTGGCACACCAGTCATCGCCTACGGAGCAGGTGGAGTATTAGATACACAGATTCACGGAAAAACCGGGGTATTTTTTAACAGACAAACACCCGAATCCATACAATCTGCATTACTAGAGTCCGGAGGAATCACTTGGAATTATGAAAATATTCGTAATCATGCAGTAAACAATTTTTCGGAACCAGTATTTTTTAGCAAGGTTGAGCAACTTATTGAACAAACTTGTAGTATCAATTAA
- a CDS encoding GumC family protein has translation MNQARLSPGINQVNNSNTEPSYGQLFKIFIRRFPWFLAVFITSISMAAVVTSRTKPTYRSSMQLLVEPNYQGRPEGAGVDSQFIEPDIQIDTATQLNLMQSSGLLQQAVDKLKSDYPDISVNEIKASLVLNQLRGKEDNVATKIFQVDYTAQDPEKTKNVLGAIRQVYVEYNKQQQDSRLQKGLQVIREQLSKASEEVNASESNLQRFRRNQNLINPESQAKALEDSLNTIEQERRTTRSQYQEAVARQKSLQEQLKRSPQNALVASRLSQSTRYQGLLNEIQKTELALAQERLRFTDETPNVQKLQEQLESQKKLLQQEVGRTLGVQSNGATSSQEPLLEQGQFGEIDLNLASQLVETQTTIVALSARDQTLAEKENELRFEIKRFPPLLAYYNRIMPQLKFSRERLEELLRAEQKLRQELAKGGFNWEVVEEPQSGMQLGPNLRQNLLLGGVVGLMLGGIATFIREASDDAVHTTAELEKQVSLPLLGTTPKLPTSKTRESIIKLPFGKPEVLSPWTIQVLQSPPRWESLDLIFKNIELLNSVTNLKSLMITSALRDESKSALALGLAMSAARLHKRVLLIDANLREPSLHQQLNLPNEQGLSTLLASDVTIPQQIGVPTLGSAYIDILTAGPTPLDPANLLSSPRMMQLMSVFEDNYDLVLIDASPVLGLVDAMLTASSCRSVVLAASMSKVTRSQLAQATAMLSKLNLIGVVANGVSNSGSTYVHYPQPSKSSQLALKQAVEK, from the coding sequence ATGAATCAAGCTCGTCTTAGTCCGGGTATAAATCAGGTTAATAACTCTAATACAGAACCAAGCTACGGACAGCTGTTTAAAATATTTATTCGCAGATTCCCTTGGTTTTTAGCAGTATTTATTACTTCCATCTCAATGGCGGCTGTGGTAACTTCTAGGACAAAACCTACCTACAGAAGCTCGATGCAGCTGCTGGTAGAACCTAACTATCAAGGTAGGCCAGAAGGAGCTGGGGTAGACAGTCAATTTATCGAGCCTGATATTCAGATAGATACAGCCACCCAGCTAAATCTGATGCAAAGTTCAGGACTGCTCCAACAGGCAGTTGACAAACTTAAATCTGATTATCCTGATATCAGTGTGAATGAAATTAAAGCATCTTTAGTCCTCAATCAACTCAGGGGGAAAGAAGATAATGTAGCGACAAAAATTTTCCAAGTTGATTATACTGCCCAAGATCCAGAAAAGACCAAAAACGTTTTGGGGGCAATTCGCCAAGTTTATGTGGAATACAATAAACAGCAGCAGGATTCGCGGTTACAGAAAGGTTTACAAGTGATCAGGGAACAGTTAAGTAAAGCTAGCGAGGAAGTGAATGCTTCGGAAAGTAACCTACAACGATTTCGCCGCAACCAAAATTTAATTAATCCTGAGTCACAAGCTAAAGCCCTAGAAGATTCTTTAAACACTATTGAACAAGAGCGTCGAACTACCCGTTCTCAGTATCAAGAGGCTGTAGCCCGCCAAAAATCTCTGCAAGAACAACTCAAGCGTTCTCCACAAAATGCTCTGGTTGCTTCTCGCCTGAGTCAGTCTACTCGCTATCAAGGCTTACTCAACGAAATTCAAAAAACTGAACTTGCACTAGCTCAAGAACGTTTGCGCTTTACGGATGAAACTCCTAATGTGCAGAAACTCCAAGAACAACTGGAAAGCCAGAAGAAATTATTGCAACAAGAGGTGGGCAGAACTTTAGGCGTACAGTCTAATGGTGCAACTTCTTCCCAAGAACCTCTTTTGGAACAAGGACAATTCGGTGAAATTGATCTCAACCTGGCTAGTCAGCTCGTGGAAACGCAAACAACGATCGTTGCTTTAAGCGCGCGCGATCAAACTTTGGCGGAGAAAGAAAATGAATTGCGTTTTGAAATCAAACGCTTTCCGCCTCTGTTGGCTTATTATAATCGCATTATGCCACAGCTAAAATTTAGCCGGGAAAGGTTAGAGGAGCTATTGCGAGCTGAACAGAAATTGCGCCAAGAACTTGCTAAGGGTGGGTTTAATTGGGAAGTTGTGGAAGAACCCCAATCAGGTATGCAATTGGGTCCCAATCTCCGGCAAAATCTTTTGTTGGGTGGAGTTGTGGGGTTGATGTTGGGAGGTATTGCTACTTTTATTCGAGAAGCGTCTGATGATGCGGTTCATACTACTGCTGAGTTGGAAAAGCAGGTTTCTTTACCGTTGTTGGGAACTACTCCCAAACTGCCAACTAGCAAAACCAGAGAATCAATTATTAAGTTGCCTTTTGGTAAACCAGAAGTTCTTTCCCCTTGGACAATTCAGGTGTTGCAGTCGCCACCGCGTTGGGAATCACTGGATTTAATTTTCAAAAATATTGAACTTTTAAATTCTGTTACCAATTTGAAGTCTCTGATGATTACCTCGGCTTTGCGAGATGAGAGTAAGTCGGCTTTGGCTTTGGGTTTGGCTATGAGTGCGGCTCGTTTACACAAACGGGTACTATTAATTGATGCCAATTTACGTGAACCTAGTCTTCACCAACAGCTAAATCTTCCCAATGAGCAAGGACTATCTACTCTGCTGGCTAGTGATGTGACTATTCCCCAGCAGATTGGTGTTCCAACTTTAGGTTCAGCGTACATCGATATTTTGACAGCAGGGCCGACACCTCTTGATCCGGCAAATCTTTTGAGTTCACCACGGATGATGCAATTGATGTCAGTGTTTGAGGATAATTATGATTTGGTACTGATTGATGCTTCGCCAGTTCTCGGTTTGGTGGATGCTATGCTGACGGCTTCATCTTGTCGTAGTGTGGTGCTGGCGGCCAGTATGAGTAAGGTAACTCGCAGCCAATTAGCCCAAGCTACAGCTATGTTGAGTAAGTTAAATCTGATTGGGGTTGTGGCTAATGGAGTCTCAAACTCTGGCAGTACCTATGTACACTATCCCCAACCTTCTAAGTCGTCGCAATTGGCGCTAAAACAAGCGGTAGAAAAATAG